From a single Couchioplanes caeruleus genomic region:
- a CDS encoding type IV pilus twitching motility protein PilT — MYTLDHEVPHQAAPPAEPATDDLAVLDQMLIALVEARGSDLHLTVGAPPMIRVDGSLRPLPGYGKLNSADTALLARAAVSATQWEQFQRVQEMDFAHSIVGVSRFRGNLYIQRNSCGAVFRAIPHKIKPLDELGMPESVSRFAHLPRGLVLVTGPTGSGKTTTLASVLDLANRSRAAHIITIEDPIEFLHPHKRSVVNQREVGSDTENFAQALKHALRQDPDIILVGELRDLETTATALTAAETGHLVLATLHTQSATQTIDRVIDIFPPHQQLQIRAQLAASLQGVVTQALAPRADNKGRAVVCEILTATPAIRSLIREGKSHQIPSFMQAGGGEGMLAFDQHLAERVREGVVTIQSAMEICHSADELKRLIGRV; from the coding sequence ATGTACACGCTCGATCACGAAGTACCGCACCAGGCGGCGCCGCCGGCCGAGCCGGCCACGGACGACCTGGCCGTGCTCGACCAGATGCTCATCGCGCTCGTCGAGGCCCGCGGCTCCGACCTGCACCTGACGGTCGGAGCGCCGCCGATGATCCGGGTCGACGGCAGCCTGCGGCCGCTGCCCGGCTACGGCAAGCTGAACTCCGCCGACACCGCGCTGCTGGCCCGGGCCGCCGTCTCCGCCACGCAGTGGGAGCAGTTCCAGCGCGTGCAGGAGATGGACTTCGCGCACAGCATCGTGGGCGTCTCCCGCTTCCGCGGCAACCTCTACATCCAGCGCAACTCGTGCGGCGCGGTCTTCCGGGCCATCCCGCACAAGATCAAGCCGCTGGACGAGCTGGGCATGCCCGAGTCGGTGTCCCGCTTCGCCCACCTGCCGCGCGGCCTGGTGCTGGTCACCGGCCCGACCGGGTCCGGCAAGACCACGACGCTCGCCTCGGTGCTGGACCTGGCCAACCGCAGCCGCGCCGCGCACATCATCACGATCGAGGACCCGATCGAGTTCCTGCACCCGCACAAGCGCAGCGTGGTGAACCAGCGCGAGGTCGGCTCGGACACCGAGAACTTCGCGCAGGCCCTCAAGCACGCGCTGCGGCAGGACCCCGACATCATCCTCGTCGGCGAGCTGCGCGACCTGGAGACCACCGCGACGGCGCTGACCGCCGCGGAGACCGGTCACCTGGTGCTGGCGACCCTGCACACGCAGAGCGCCACGCAGACCATCGACCGCGTCATCGACATCTTCCCGCCGCACCAGCAGCTGCAGATCCGCGCCCAGCTCGCGGCCAGCCTCCAGGGCGTCGTCACCCAGGCGCTCGCGCCGCGGGCGGACAACAAGGGCCGGGCAGTGGTCTGCGAGATCCTGACCGCCACGCCGGCCATCCGCAGCCTCATCCGCGAGGGCAAGTCCCACCAGATCCCGTCGTTCATGCAGGCCGGGGGCGGCGAGGGCATGCTCGCCTTCGACCAGCACCTGGCCGAGCGGGTCCGCGAGGGCGTCGTGACGATCCAGTCCGCGATGGAGATCTGCCACTCCGCTGACGAACTCAAGCGCCTGATCGGACGGGTGTGA
- a CDS encoding type II secretion system F family protein yields the protein MPATKTFHYNSIDATGRKTKGTVEAPNEAAATHMLRQRGEVPLELTAAGQGLNMDIKIPGMGNRTKLKDLAVFSRQFATMTASGMSLLRSLAILEEQTTALSLKKALGDVRTDVSGGVSLSSAMAKHDRIFPRLMIAMVRAGEAGGMIDRALEQIADSMEKDTALRGKIKGALTYPAIVLCFTFLLIAAVLKFIVPIFENMFKNLGGELPGITQFLVDTSHNMYWIGPLTLTLLIGGTVAYKRQMRASESFRLTVDRVKLGMPVFGPLFRKLAMSRFSRNLGLLLNVGVPVMQALAVVGETTGNEVINIAMRDVQSAVRDGQPMSSAMRHHKIFPEMVTQMIEVGEESGQISQMLDKVADFYDREVDSAAESLTASIEPIMVLVMGAVVGGMVICLYLPMFTIYQNIQSN from the coding sequence ATGCCGGCCACCAAGACGTTCCACTACAACAGCATCGACGCGACCGGCCGCAAGACGAAGGGCACGGTCGAAGCGCCGAACGAGGCCGCGGCCACCCACATGCTGCGCCAGCGCGGCGAGGTGCCGCTCGAGCTCACCGCGGCCGGCCAGGGCCTGAACATGGACATCAAGATCCCGGGGATGGGCAACCGCACCAAGCTCAAGGATCTGGCGGTCTTCTCCCGGCAGTTCGCCACGATGACCGCGTCGGGCATGTCGCTGCTCCGCTCGCTGGCCATCCTCGAGGAGCAGACCACCGCGCTGTCGCTCAAGAAGGCGCTCGGCGACGTCCGCACGGACGTGTCCGGCGGCGTGTCGCTGTCGTCGGCGATGGCCAAGCACGACCGGATCTTCCCGCGGCTCATGATCGCCATGGTCCGCGCCGGCGAGGCGGGCGGCATGATCGACCGTGCGCTCGAGCAGATCGCCGACAGCATGGAGAAGGACACGGCGCTCCGCGGCAAGATCAAGGGGGCGCTGACCTACCCGGCGATCGTGCTCTGCTTCACGTTTCTGCTGATCGCGGCGGTGCTGAAGTTCATCGTCCCGATCTTCGAGAACATGTTCAAGAACCTCGGCGGCGAGCTGCCGGGCATCACTCAGTTCCTCGTCGACACCAGCCACAACATGTACTGGATCGGCCCGCTGACGCTCACGCTGCTGATCGGCGGGACGGTGGCGTACAAGCGCCAGATGCGGGCCAGCGAGTCGTTCCGGCTCACGGTCGACCGGGTGAAGCTCGGCATGCCGGTCTTCGGGCCGCTGTTCCGCAAGCTCGCGATGAGCCGCTTCTCCCGCAACCTGGGCCTGCTGCTGAACGTGGGCGTACCGGTCATGCAGGCGCTCGCGGTCGTCGGCGAGACCACCGGCAACGAGGTCATCAACATCGCCATGCGCGACGTGCAGTCCGCCGTACGCGACGGCCAGCCCATGTCCTCGGCCATGCGCCACCACAAGATCTTCCCCGAGATGGTCACCCAGATGATCGAAGTCGGCGAAGAAAGCGGTCAGATCAGTCAGATGCTCGACAAAGTTGCCGATTTCTACGACAGGGAAGTCGACAGCGCCGCCGAGTCCCTGACCGCCTCGATCGAACCGATCATGGTCCTCGTCATGGGTGCCGTGGTCGGTGGAATGGTGATCTGTCTGTACCTACCGATGTTCACCATCTACCAGAACATCCAGAGCAACTGA
- a CDS encoding type II secretion system protein — MQDIISRLRAKKDDEGFTLIELLVVVVIIGVLVAIAVPVYLNYRQGAADKSAQSDVRGAISAVEQYYTDNGNTYPAGFASQSSSPQTIGGQKITLSDKTVMTLTSTTTSATYKICAYNTGGTDKKYYVYDSAAGGSVSGKVYASFSMTDCTGS; from the coding sequence ATGCAGGACATCATCAGCCGGCTGCGCGCCAAGAAGGACGACGAGGGCTTCACCCTCATCGAGCTCCTGGTCGTCGTGGTCATCATCGGCGTGCTGGTCGCCATCGCCGTGCCGGTCTACCTGAACTACCGGCAGGGCGCGGCGGACAAGTCGGCCCAGTCCGACGTCCGTGGCGCCATCAGCGCCGTCGAGCAGTACTACACCGACAACGGCAACACGTACCCGGCCGGCTTCGCCTCGCAGTCCTCGTCGCCGCAGACGATCGGCGGGCAGAAGATCACCCTGTCCGACAAGACCGTCATGACGCTCACGTCCACCACGACGTCTGCCACCTACAAGATCTGCGCCTACAACACCGGCGGCACCGACAAGAAGTACTACGTCTACGACAGCGCCGCCGGCGGATCGGTGTCCGGCAAGGTCTACGCGTCCTTCTCGATGACCGACTGCACCGGCTCCTGA
- a CDS encoding prepilin peptidase yields MPQPLLLGVVALLGLAVGSFLNVVIHRVPRGESLVRPGSHCPSCGNAVRNRHNVPVLGWLLLRGRCADCKAAISARYPLVEAGTAALFVAVAARFGWSWELPAYLYLAAVAIALAAIDLDVLRLPDQIVLPSYAVAVLLFLPAAIAGHSWDAALRALLAAGCLYVFYRGLALVPRGMGGGDVKLAPLLGLYLGWLGWSSVAVGAFAGFFLGGLVAAVLMLVKAAGRGSRIPFGPYMLAGSFLAVFAAAPIADWYAALLFPTV; encoded by the coding sequence ATGCCACAGCCACTGCTGCTGGGCGTCGTCGCCCTGCTCGGTCTCGCGGTCGGCTCGTTCCTCAACGTCGTGATCCACCGGGTGCCGCGCGGCGAGTCGCTCGTGCGGCCCGGCTCGCACTGCCCGTCCTGCGGGAACGCGGTCCGCAACCGGCACAACGTCCCGGTTCTCGGCTGGCTGCTGCTGCGCGGCCGGTGCGCCGACTGCAAGGCTGCGATCAGCGCCCGGTACCCACTCGTCGAGGCCGGCACCGCCGCGCTGTTCGTGGCGGTCGCGGCCCGGTTCGGCTGGTCGTGGGAGCTGCCCGCGTACCTGTACCTGGCCGCCGTGGCCATCGCGCTCGCCGCGATCGACCTGGACGTGCTGCGCCTGCCCGACCAGATCGTCCTGCCGTCGTACGCCGTCGCGGTCCTGCTCTTCCTGCCGGCCGCGATCGCCGGGCACAGCTGGGACGCCGCGCTCCGCGCGCTCCTGGCCGCCGGCTGCCTCTACGTCTTCTACCGCGGGCTCGCGCTCGTACCCCGGGGCATGGGCGGCGGCGACGTCAAGCTCGCCCCGCTGCTCGGCCTGTACCTGGGCTGGCTCGGCTGGAGCTCGGTCGCCGTGGGGGCGTTCGCGGGCTTCTTCCTCGGCGGCCTCGTGGCCGCCGTGCTGATGCTGGTCAAGGCGGCCGGCCGCGGCAGCCGCATCCCGTTCGGGCCGTACATGCTGGCGGGCTCGTTCCTGGCGGTCTTCGCCGCGGCCCCCATCGCCGACTGGTACGCCGCCCTGCTCTTCCCGACCGTCTGA
- the pilM gene encoding type IV pilus assembly protein PilM, producing the protein MAGVNPIGLDIGSSSVRAVEVRRAKDDFTLTNFGQVPLPPGTVQAGILAEPVALTSALKQLWAACKFTTKKVMLGVTNPQLVVREMSVSNLPAKEMRKSLPFQVRDMLPLAVERSLLDFRPLEEPGTDPTVRGLLIAIPKDAVMELVQAVEKAGLHVVNVDLASFALLRAASRLDAQVEAIVDIGAEVTSVVVHADGEPLIVRTVPRGGVEITESIATRLGMPPAEAEALKCRFGLHGDGRPDTATAAADAVRPLISELRSSFTYLASGERQKQVTRVSLCGGSALMPGLAEHVQRQLGVSVMYADNAGRLRDTRKARQRGFDSFLPSAAVSIGLTLGAAA; encoded by the coding sequence ATGGCTGGCGTCAATCCGATCGGGCTGGACATCGGCTCGTCGTCCGTCCGTGCCGTGGAGGTACGCCGGGCCAAGGACGACTTCACCCTCACCAACTTCGGCCAGGTGCCGCTCCCGCCGGGAACGGTGCAGGCCGGGATCCTCGCCGAGCCGGTCGCGCTCACCTCGGCGCTCAAGCAGCTCTGGGCCGCCTGCAAGTTCACCACCAAGAAGGTCATGCTCGGCGTGACGAACCCGCAGCTGGTCGTCCGCGAGATGTCGGTGTCGAACCTGCCGGCCAAGGAGATGCGCAAGTCGCTGCCCTTCCAGGTACGCGACATGCTGCCGCTGGCCGTGGAGCGTTCGCTGCTGGACTTCCGCCCGCTCGAGGAGCCGGGCACCGACCCGACGGTCCGGGGCCTGCTCATCGCGATCCCCAAGGACGCGGTGATGGAGCTGGTCCAGGCGGTCGAGAAGGCGGGCCTGCACGTCGTGAACGTCGACCTGGCCTCGTTCGCCCTGCTGCGCGCCGCCTCCCGGCTGGACGCCCAGGTCGAGGCCATCGTCGACATCGGCGCGGAGGTCACCAGCGTGGTCGTGCACGCCGACGGCGAGCCGTTGATCGTGCGTACCGTGCCGCGCGGCGGCGTGGAGATCACCGAGAGCATCGCCACCCGGCTGGGTATGCCGCCGGCCGAGGCGGAGGCCCTCAAGTGCCGCTTCGGGCTGCACGGCGACGGCCGGCCGGACACCGCGACGGCGGCGGCCGACGCGGTCCGCCCGCTCATCAGCGAGCTGCGCAGCTCGTTCACCTACCTCGCCTCGGGCGAGCGCCAGAAACAGGTGACCCGGGTGTCGCTCTGCGGCGGCAGCGCGCTCATGCCCGGCCTGGCCGAGCACGTGCAGCGGCAGCTCGGCGTCTCGGTCATGTACGCCGACAACGCCGGCCGCCTGCGCGACACCCGCAAGGCCCGGCAGCGCGGCTTCGACAGTTTCCTGCCGTCGGCGGCGGTGTCGATCGGCCTGACCCTGGGAGCGGCAGCCTGA
- a CDS encoding PilN domain-containing protein gives MATTLLPVDPAMSPQRATRLLTISANLLPEEVVRARQIGRTRVWVIVFVVLVAAACGGWVAYANNRKQLADRELTEATTQVLALQRDQRKYADVVKVRSDTELLKKQLKSVMAQDLDWGTLLTLLRTTGAPAKIAVTGVNGKLTTAGDAAETTGALPSTSESGSIGQVAVTGTAPDKKAVAAYVDLLAKQPTLANPYVTNVAATEDHKVTFSLTVDITQKALCGRFGQAACKPSGGK, from the coding sequence ATGGCCACCACCCTCCTGCCGGTCGACCCGGCGATGTCCCCGCAGCGGGCCACCCGGCTGCTGACGATCTCGGCGAACCTGCTGCCCGAGGAGGTCGTCCGGGCGCGGCAGATCGGCCGTACCCGGGTCTGGGTGATCGTCTTCGTGGTCCTCGTGGCCGCCGCCTGCGGTGGCTGGGTCGCGTACGCCAACAACCGCAAGCAGCTGGCCGACCGGGAGCTGACCGAGGCCACCACCCAGGTGCTCGCCCTGCAACGCGACCAGCGCAAATACGCCGACGTGGTCAAGGTGCGCAGCGACACCGAGCTGCTCAAGAAGCAACTCAAGTCCGTCATGGCACAGGACCTCGACTGGGGCACGCTGCTCACGCTGCTGCGCACCACCGGCGCACCGGCGAAGATCGCGGTCACCGGCGTCAACGGCAAGCTGACCACCGCCGGCGACGCCGCGGAGACCACCGGCGCGCTGCCCAGCACCAGCGAGTCCGGCTCGATCGGGCAGGTCGCCGTCACCGGCACCGCCCCCGACAAGAAGGCCGTCGCCGCGTACGTGGACCTGCTCGCCAAGCAGCCGACGCTGGCCAACCCGTACGTGACCAACGTCGCGGCGACCGAGGACCACAAGGTGACGTTCAGCCTCACCGTCGACATCACCCAGAAAGCGCTCTGCGGCCGGTTCGGTCAGGCGGCCTGCAAGCCCAGCGGAGGCAAGTGA
- the pilO gene encoding type 4a pilus biogenesis protein PilO, whose translation MVTRYGNRLWLAAGCLVIALLVAGTYFGVVSTMSSDTDALHDQTGTAHLQMVGLRKQIAKLEADRKNEKQLTAARDAYRDALPTDSGVPAFLRQLQASGSDVGVDVSGLTVGTPTKDEAVPGVWSIEIQLTADGKPDELDDFLGQLQGSAQKRAVLIESAGLANSESADPKDLRLNLTVKAFVAPPVGAGAPTVTTN comes from the coding sequence ATGGTTACCCGATACGGCAACCGGCTCTGGCTGGCCGCGGGCTGCCTGGTCATCGCCCTGCTCGTGGCCGGGACGTACTTCGGCGTGGTCAGCACGATGTCCAGCGACACCGATGCCCTGCACGACCAGACCGGTACGGCGCACCTGCAGATGGTGGGCCTGCGCAAGCAGATCGCCAAGCTGGAGGCGGACCGGAAGAACGAGAAGCAGCTCACCGCCGCGAGGGACGCCTACCGCGACGCGCTGCCGACCGACTCCGGGGTGCCCGCGTTCCTGCGGCAGCTGCAGGCGTCGGGCTCCGACGTCGGGGTCGACGTCAGCGGCCTCACCGTCGGCACCCCGACGAAGGACGAGGCCGTGCCCGGCGTGTGGTCCATCGAGATCCAGCTGACCGCGGACGGCAAGCCGGACGAGCTGGACGACTTCCTCGGCCAGCTGCAGGGCAGCGCCCAGAAGCGCGCGGTCCTCATCGAGTCCGCCGGCCTCGCCAACAGCGAGAGCGCGGACCCCAAGGATCTGCGCCTGAACCTCACGGTCAAGGCGTTCGTGGCACCGCCGGTCGGCGCCGGAGCACCCACGGTCACCACGAACTGA
- a CDS encoding putative Ig domain-containing protein, with the protein MPTDRAAVAVPRAPHRRAVGDGGFSLVEILVAMAIIGTVMGASVPFMVRTLAASDQQADQQVAIQLATDGLERVRALNPKSLLTGRGELSVKQQWDTAPAAVKSRLATMRSASDPMLPAGSTEGRLAPLPTTAVGTAVNGTTYQTQWYVGRCWQSVATGSPSVVGACTAPADATVTPAGPAFYRVVVATTWTSRACTTVDHVCAYLASTMTSIGIDPVFDTKRPAPTVNDPAAQVSYVGDTVSLQVASAGGTLPLTWSATGLPAGLTMTAATGLISGTPTTAGTSSVTVTVIDRDKRTDVSSFTWKVVAVPVLTSPGNQTSRTGTAVNLQPVLTGGQAPLTWTITGLPTGLSYNTTTGLITGTPTTVQTLTTTITVTDAGKRAATATFSWRVLTPVQLYNPGPQSMTNNSNVGTFTPYAYGGTGSYTWQAQNLPDGLTMNPSTGEVSGVVVHGTRYVVTVTVTDSAGGTATMTVVCTVTPSSGGDLTITSPTGNPDRSTPVNTAVNFTAGSTGSNPNSHTWTATNLPPGVTIARTSTGPGNTSTATVSGKPTAKGTYNVTLIVTSDSSVAKLMFTWTVT; encoded by the coding sequence ATGCCGACCGACCGAGCCGCTGTCGCCGTACCCCGTGCGCCCCACCGGCGCGCCGTGGGCGACGGCGGCTTCTCGCTGGTCGAGATCCTGGTCGCGATGGCGATCATCGGAACCGTGATGGGCGCCTCGGTGCCGTTCATGGTCCGTACCCTCGCCGCCAGCGACCAGCAGGCGGACCAGCAGGTCGCGATCCAGCTCGCCACCGACGGGCTGGAACGGGTCCGGGCCCTGAACCCCAAGTCGCTGCTGACCGGGCGCGGGGAGCTGAGCGTCAAGCAGCAGTGGGACACCGCCCCCGCGGCGGTGAAGTCGCGGCTCGCCACGATGCGCTCGGCGTCGGACCCGATGCTGCCGGCCGGATCCACCGAGGGCCGGCTGGCGCCGCTGCCCACCACGGCCGTCGGCACCGCCGTCAACGGCACGACCTACCAGACCCAGTGGTACGTCGGCCGGTGCTGGCAGAGCGTGGCCACCGGCAGCCCGTCCGTCGTCGGGGCGTGCACCGCACCCGCCGACGCCACCGTGACCCCGGCCGGCCCGGCGTTCTACCGGGTCGTGGTCGCCACGACGTGGACCAGCCGCGCCTGCACGACCGTGGACCACGTCTGCGCGTACCTGGCCTCGACGATGACCAGCATCGGCATCGACCCGGTCTTCGACACCAAGCGCCCGGCGCCCACGGTCAACGACCCGGCCGCCCAGGTCAGCTACGTGGGCGACACCGTCAGCCTGCAGGTGGCGTCCGCCGGCGGCACCCTGCCGCTGACCTGGTCGGCGACCGGCCTGCCCGCGGGCCTCACGATGACCGCCGCGACCGGCCTGATCAGCGGTACGCCGACCACGGCCGGCACCTCCTCGGTCACGGTGACCGTGATCGACCGCGACAAGCGCACCGACGTCTCCAGCTTCACCTGGAAGGTCGTCGCGGTCCCGGTGCTCACCAGCCCGGGCAACCAGACGAGCCGGACCGGCACCGCGGTGAACCTGCAGCCGGTGCTGACCGGCGGCCAGGCGCCGCTGACGTGGACCATCACCGGCCTGCCGACCGGGCTCAGCTACAACACGACGACCGGGCTCATCACCGGCACGCCGACCACCGTGCAGACGCTCACCACGACGATCACGGTGACCGACGCCGGGAAGCGCGCCGCCACGGCCACGTTCTCGTGGCGCGTGCTGACGCCGGTGCAGCTGTACAACCCCGGGCCGCAGAGCATGACGAACAACTCCAACGTCGGCACGTTCACGCCGTACGCGTACGGCGGAACGGGGTCGTACACCTGGCAGGCGCAGAACCTGCCGGACGGCCTGACGATGAACCCGTCCACCGGCGAGGTCAGCGGCGTGGTCGTGCACGGCACCCGGTACGTCGTCACCGTCACGGTGACCGACAGCGCCGGCGGCACCGCGACGATGACGGTGGTCTGCACCGTGACCCCGAGCTCCGGCGGCGACCTGACGATCACGTCGCCCACCGGCAACCCGGACCGCAGTACGCCCGTGAACACCGCCGTGAACTTCACCGCGGGATCGACCGGCTCCAACCCGAACTCGCACACCTGGACGGCGACGAACCTGCCGCCCGGCGTGACGATCGCGCGGACGTCGACCGGCCCCGGCAACACGTCGACCGCCACGGTCAGCGGCAAGCCGACGGCCAAGGGTACGTACAACGTGACCCTGATCGTGACCAGCGACTCGAGCGTCGCCAAGCTGATGTTCACCTGGACCGTCACGTGA